From a region of the Cololabis saira isolate AMF1-May2022 chromosome 8, fColSai1.1, whole genome shotgun sequence genome:
- the LOC133448248 gene encoding bladder cancer-associated protein — protein MYCLQWLLPVLLIPKPLNPALWFNHSMFMGFYLLSFLLERKPCTICALVFLAALFLVCYSCWGNCFLYHCQDAGALLPAAAHDPAIVGT, from the coding sequence ATGTACTGCCTGCAGTGGCTGCTGCCGGTGCTGCTCATCCCCAAGCCGCTGAACCCGGCGCTGTGGTTCAACCACTCCATGTTCATGGGCTTCTACCTGCTCAGCTTCCTGCTGGAGCGGAAGCCCTGCACCATCTGTGCCTTGGTGTTCCTGGCCGCGCTCTTCCTCGTCTGCTACAGCTGCTGGGGAAACTGCTTCCTGTACCACTGCCAGGACGCCGGCGCGCTGCTGCCGGCCGCCGCGCACGACCCGGCCATCGTCGGCACCTAG